Within the Arthrobacter sp. UKPF54-2 genome, the region GCTAATCAACCGTGTCGGTCGATTCGCTCCAGACTGCCTTCCGGGCTTCGGATTCCTGCACTTTCCTGTAGAGCAGGACGCCTGCGATCGTAGCTGCGACTACCAGCAACTTCTTCACATGCACCCCGTTCCGGTCCAGTTTCACGTGGACCTTTACAGAAACCAGTACAGGTTCCGTGGGCGTACCAGGACTTGAACCTGGGACCTCTTCGTTATCAGCGAAGCGCTCTAACCGCCTGAGCTATACGCCCCGATGCCTCATCGGGCCGAGATATGACTTTACAGCACATCCCGACCCGATCTCAAATCGAGGCATTTCCCCGGGGATTCCCGG harbors:
- a CDS encoding DLW-39 family protein — protein: MKLDRNGVHVKKLLVVAATIAGVLLYRKVQESEARKAVWSESTDTVD